Proteins encoded in a region of the Coffea eugenioides isolate CCC68of chromosome 4, Ceug_1.0, whole genome shotgun sequence genome:
- the LOC113768319 gene encoding protein TIFY 10B-like: MSASHNSFVSSKASGRGKALEKSKFAHTCNLLSQYVKERGGLRDLNLAGISCKPEAIAKPEEPETSTSTLNLLNSMEIPDQPSSEQSKPVDPLSRFAPLVTSNTPEDASRNVSPREEMTGEPKRAQMTIFYAGDVIVFDDLPAEKAEEIMLLASSGGSGNANASGRFSTPNNSVEKLCSAGAVASGSKAPADPVCTAAQESPKQPQPEANTSELPIARRSSLHRFLAKRKDRAGARAPYQLHNNNNNNDRPESSSKDDQEQLELKL; this comes from the exons ATGTCTGCTTCACACAATTCCTTTGTCAGCAGCAAAGCCTCTGGTAGGGGTAAAGCACTGGAGAAATCAAAATTTGCCCACACTTGCAACCTCTTGAGTCAGTATGTTAAAGAAAGAGGTGGCTTAAGAGATCTAAATCTTGCTGGAATCAGCTGTAAACCAGAAGCTATAG CTAAACCAGAAGAACCTGAAACTTCCACCTCTACGCTGAACTTACTCAACAGCATGGAAATTCCGGATCAGCCCTCGTCAGAACAGAGCAAGCCTGTTGATCCCTTATCTCGATTTGCTCCCTTGGTCACTTCCAATACTCCGGAGGATGCCTCAAGAAATGTTAGTCCTAG GGAGGAGATGACAGGTGAACCCAAGAGAGCCCAGATGACTATATTTTATGCCGGGGATGTAATCGTGTTTGACGATTTACCAGCTGAGAAAGCTGAGGAAATAATGCTTTTGGCTAGCAGTGGAGGATCTGGTAATGCTAATGCTAGTGGAAGATTCTCGACACCTAATAACAGTGTGGAGAAACTCTGCTCTGCTGGTGCTGTGGCGTCCGGATCTAAAGCACCGGCTGATCCAGTTTGTACTGCTGCTCAAGAATCGCCTAAGCAACCACAGCCTGAAGCTAATACTTCTG AATTGCCAATTGCAAGGAGATCATCACTTCATCGGTTCCTTGCCAAGAGAAAAGATAG GGCTGGTGCAAGAGCACCATATCAATtgcacaacaacaacaacaacaacgaTCGACCAGAATCTTCTTCCAAGGATGATCAGGAACAGCTTGAACTCAAATTATAG
- the LOC113767833 gene encoding uncharacterized protein LOC113767833 has translation MPKTRSQRNAGGSKGTERGGSQNPSRGPTPGEGGAGPSRIPPEQLVQTVAENLPTFEAIMNYLKEQSGGHQDKEPKVQGADPSESRTGSPTKTGAKRAHREVTREQVEVMEPSHKNSRTEHPEPVRRLPREDLSPRRERQQVRDELDLLLDPEADRYIASPFVLDIEEFQLPAKFKIPNMKPYDATTDPEDHLFVFMTQMRLQTAADAVRCKTFPMFLEGRARQWFQGLPPRSISSFTQLARQFSAQFVSSRAYSKSTAHLMTIQQKAEESLREYMVRFNNESLQVRDRDDKVVMAAFINGLRKQKLYTELVERPPKTVREMLDRAHEKANAEEANRLKSAQEKLRDDKRRKGADQVRARPDQGRRGAYDRLPRSRPMGGDKSWTGLTAPRARVLAVMEQEGLSRPPRPLVGDKSRRDQGLYCAYHRDVGHDTEDCRHLKKDIEKLIKRGHLGQFVREERADQQRGRPRSERPSYPRDRPQGPRGRTPEQEIQSLAGVINTIAGGPAGGDSHAARRHNRPPPTGESSAKRLKMYEEIIYGPEDAVPLASNNHEAIVIEVITCNFKVRKVYIDNGSAIDVLYYKTFKELQLEDRQLVPVRTPLIGFVGPPVRPEGMITLQVTVGVSPKCRTIPVNFAVVKEPSSYNMILGRPTLNALRAVCSTLHLSMKFPTSDGLAEVLGDPEVARACYIATLKSKEKLVAQTICLESWEPLERGERLETDEGLVELPVQPDRPEHTVKVGAGLGEQIRSSLESLLEEYAEIFAWSADDMPGIPTELAVHRLHVDPNVRPVKQKKRNFAPERKEVVKSEVGKLLEAKIVKEVYYPTRLANPVLVKKEEKAWRMCVDFTDLNKACPKDCYPLPRIDQLVDSTTGYEIFCFLDAFKGYHQIALDEGDQEKTSFITEDGTYCYVTMPFGLKNAGATYQRLVNKLFRNQIGRNLEVYVDDMLVKSRTQEQFVSDLREIFEVLRSSRMRLNPKKCTFGVRSGKFLGYMISKEGVRANPDKIKAITDMAPPRNIKEVQRLTGRMAALNRFLSKSSVRGAPFFKVLKANRQFEWSLECQRAFDELKAHLARLPALTSPELGETLFIYLAAGEGAISAVLVREEERTQKPVYYVSRALQGAEARYSAVERYVLALVHAARKLRTYFQAHPVVVITDQPLKQILSKPESSGRMVKWAVELSEYDLGYQPRTSIKAQALADFIADGVSFGSPEAEVKQASDMQAMRNRGVGKEVPAGQAAKALPTHEATKAVQAQEAAEVLQAEDAAEVTQVTQVAEGGPSGEAAEARQAEEAAEDRPSRGADETQQVKKAVKDRQAGKAVEAEQTQGTAKAGEAEEAAKVGQAADADEAGHLGKADKAKLAGDTIQARKDAEAVERAGPTWTLYVDGASSKEGCGAGLLLISPMGEELPYALRFDFRASNNESEYEALIAGMEIARKLGARSIKIYSDSQLIVNQVWGSYEVKEGTLRRYVAKAHELKGLFEQFALEQIPRSQNRRADALSKLASTSAGGIGREILVEMVKSRAYDQVSTAVIQVT, from the coding sequence ATGCCGAAGACTAGGTCGCAGAGGAACGCTGGCGGGTCCAAGGGGACCGAGCGTGGTGGCTCCCAAAACCCCTCTCGGGGTCCAACACCCGGAGAAGGAGGGGCAGGGCCCTCACGAATCCCGCCTGAACAACTGGTTCAGACAGTGGCCGAAAACCTGCCCACCTTCGAGGCAATCATGAACTATCTCAAAGAGCAGTCGGGAGGTCATCAGGACAAGGAGCCCAAGGTTCAGGGAGCAGATCCGTCAGAATCCCGAACTGGGAGTCCCACCAAAACTGGGGCCAAGCGAGCACACCGGGAAGTCACGCGTGAGCAAGTCGAGGTCATGGAGCCTTCTCACAAGAACTCCCGGACTGAACACCCGGAGCCCGTCCGGAGGCTCCCCAGGGAAGACCTCTCCCCCCGGAGAGAGAGACAGCAGGTGCGGGACGAATTGGACCTACTTCTGGACCCAGAAGCGGACAGGTACATTGCTTCCCCCTTTGTGCTCGATATCGAGGAGTTTCAACTGCCCGCGAAATTCAAAATTCCGAACATGAAGCCTTACGACGCAACTACGGATCCGGAAGACCACCTGTTTGTGTTCATGACGCAGATGCGTTTACAAACAGCCGCGGATGCGGTCAGGTGCAAGACCTTCCCAATGTTCCTAGAAGGAAGGGCTCGGCAGTGGTTCCAGGGGCTTCCCCCTAGATCGATCAGTTCTTTCACTCAGCTCGCACGGCAGTTCTCAGCACAGTTCGTTTCTTCACGAGCTTATTCTAAAAGCACCGCGCACCTCATGACTATCCAACAGAAGGCCGAGGAGTCCTTGCGCGAGTACATGGTGCGCTTCAATAATGAGTCCCTTCAGGTTCGAGATCGCGACGACAAGGTGGTCATGGCCGCCTTCATCAACGGGCTGCGCAAGCAAAAGCTGTACACCGAGCTGGTGGAGAGACCTCCCAAGACAGTTCGGGAGATGTTAGATCGAGCCCATGAGAAGGCCAACGCGGAGGAAGCCAATCGCCTTAAGAGTGCACAAGAAAAATTGAGGGATGACAAGCGCAGGAAGGGCGCCGACCAAGTGAGGGCACGGCCTGACCAGGGAAGGAGGGGTGCTTATGACCGCCTCCCCAGGAGTCGCCCGATGGGAGGGGACAAGTCCTGGACTGGCCTCACGGCACCCAGAGCTCGAGTGCTCGCAGTAATGGAGCAGGAGGGGCTATCCCGACCTCCTCGACCTTTGGTTGGGGACAAAAGTAGACGGGATCAAGGTCTGTATTGCGCTTATCATCGGGATGTGGGGCACGATACGGAGGACTGTCGTCACCTCAAGAAAGACATTGAAAAGCTCATCAAACGAGGTCATCTGGGGCAGTTTGTACGAGAGGAACGAGCTGACCAGCAACGGGGAAGGCCCAGGTCGGAACGCCCGAGCTACCCGCGGGACCGGCCTCAGGGGCCCCGCGGCCGAACTCCCGAGCAGGAAATACAGAGCCTGGCGGGGGTGATTAACACCATCGCCGGAGGACCTGCGGGTGGAGATAGTCATGCAGCTCGGCGGCATAACCGTCCCCCTCCCACGGGGGAGAGCTCGGCCAAGCGTTTGAAGATGTATGAGGAAATAATCTATGGACCTGAAGACGCAGTCCCTTTGGCCTCTAATAACCATGAAGCCATTGTGATAGAAGTCATCACCTGTAACTTCAAGGTGAGGAAGGTGTATATAGACAACGGAAGCGCCATAGACGTGCTGTATTATAAGACCTTCAAGGAGCTACAGCTGGAGGATAGACAGCTCGTACCGGTCCGAACTCCGTTGATCGGCTTTGTTGGTCCTCCGGTGAGGCCGGAAGGGATGATCACTCTCCAGGTCACGGTGGGGGTGTCCCCGAAGTGCCGAACGATTCCGGTAAACTTTGCGGTGGTTAAGGAGCCGTCCTCCTACAACATGATCCTGGGACGTCCCACGTTGAATGCCCTCCGAGCTGTTTGCTCCACCTTGCACCTCAGTATGAAATTCCCTACTTCTGATGGGCTGGCTGAGGTGCTGGGAGATCCAGAGGTGGCAAGGGCGTGTTACATTGCCACCCTTAAGAGCAAAGAAAAATTGGTAGCTCAGACGATTTGTCTGGAATCCTGGGAACCCCTGGAGAGGGGGGAAAGATTGGAGACAGATGAGGGATTGGTCGAGCTACCCGTCCAGCCCGACCGACCCGAGCACACAGTGAAGGTCGGCGCCGGCCTGGGTGAGCAGATCCGAAGTTCTTTGGAATCTCTCTTGGAAGAGTATGCTGAGATTTTTGCTTGGAGCGCTGATGATATGCCCGGAATACCCACCGAGCTGGCAGTCCACAGACTACATGTAGATCCCAACGTCCGACCagtgaagcagaagaagaggaatTTCGCTCCTGAGCGAAAGGAGGTCGTTAAGAGCGAGGTGGGTAAGTTACTGGAGGCTAAGATCGTTAAGGAAGTCTATTATCCTACCAGGCTAGCCAACCCGGTGCTGGTCAAGAAGGAGGAGAAAGCCTGGAGAATGTGTGTGGATTTCACTGACCTGAATAAGGCTTGCCCGAAAGACTGTTACCCACTCCCACGGATTGATCAGCTCGTGGACTCGACAACGGGCTACGAGATCTTCTGTTTTTTGGACGCCTTCAAGGGGTACCATCAGATAGCTTTGGATGAGGGGGATCAGGAGAAGACCTCGTTCATCACTGAGGACGGGACCTACTGTTACGTTACCATGCCATTCGGACTGAAGAATGCAGGCGCAACCTACCAGAGGTTGGTGAACAAGCTGTTCAGAAATCAGATCGGCCGGAACCTAGAggtttatgtggatgatatgTTAGTGAAAAGCCGAACCCAGGAGCAGTTCGTCTCCGACCTGAGGGAGATCTTCGAGGTCCTTCGGAGCTCGCGAATGCGGCTAAACCCCAAGAAGTGTACTTTCGGGGTCAGGTCGGGCAAATTCCTGGGCTACATGATCTCTAAAGAGGGGGTCAGAGCTAACCCAGACAAAATCAAGGCTATCACGGACATGGCTCCTCCCCGAAATATAAAGGAGGTACAACGATTGACAGGGAGGATGGCAGCCTTGAACAGGTTCCTATCCAAATCGTCAGTTCGGGGAGCGCCCTTCTTCAAGGTCCTGAAAGCTAATCGGCAGTTCGAATGGAGCCTGGAGTGCCAAAGGGCATTCGATGAGCTGAAAGCCCACCTCGCACGGTTGCCGGCCCTGACCTCTCCAGAGTTGGGGGAGACCCTGTTCATCTACTTAGCTGCGGGAGAGGGGGCCATTAGTGCAGTATTGGTGCGAGAGGAAGAAAGAACGCAGAAGCCGGTGTATTACGTTAGCCGCGCCCTGCAGGGGGCCGAGGCAAGGTACTCGGCGGTAGAACGCTATGTTCTGGCATTGGTACATGCAGCTCGGAAGCTTAGGACGTACTTCCAAGCTCATCCTGTAGTGGTCATAACGGACCAGCCCTTGAAGCAGATCCTTTCCAAACCCGAGTCCTCGGGACGGATGGTAAAGTGGGCTGTGGAGCTGTCGGAGTATGACTTGGGCTACCAGCCCCGGACCTCCATCAAAGCCCAAGCATTGGCAGACTTCATAGCAGATGGTGTATCCTTTGGATCGCCTGAAGCGGAGGTCAAGCAGGCCAGTGACATGCAGGCTATGAGGAACAGGGGAGTTGGTAAGGAGGTACCTGCCGGGCAAGCAGCTAAGGCTTTACCGACTCACGAGGCTACCAAGGCCGTCCAGGCCCAAGAAGCAGCAGAGGTTTTACAGGCCGAAGATGCTGCCGAGGTCACCCAGGTCACACAGGTAGCGGAGGGAGGACCGTCCGGAGAAGCAGCTGAGGCCCGGCAGGCCGAAGAAGCTGCCGAGGACAGACCGTCCAGAGGAGCGGATGAGACTCAGCAGGTCAAAAAAGCCGTCAAGGATAGGCAGGCCGGAAAAGCAGTGGAGGCCGAGCAGACCCAGGGAACTGCCAAGGCCGGAGAGGCCGAGGAGGCAGCTAAGGTCGGACAGGCCGCCGATGCTGACGAGGCCGGGCATCTTGGAAAAGCAGACAAGGCTAAACTGGCAGGGGATACTATCCAGGCTAGGAAGGACGCAGAGGCGGTGGAACGAGCAGGTCCCACCTGGACATTGTAC